The proteins below are encoded in one region of uncultured Eubacteriales bacterium:
- the araA gene encoding L-arabinose isomerase (Evidence 2a : Function of homologous gene experimentally demonstrated in an other organism; Product type e : enzyme), with protein MKEYEFWFVVGSQFLYGTEVLDTVAVRAAEMAEKMNESGILPCKLIYKVTAKTSKEISDVVREANYDPNCAGVITWMHTFSPSKMWIDGLKNLQKPYCHFATQYNRDIPNDEIDMDFMNLNQAAHGDREHGFIGARLRMARKVIMGYWQDEKVLRELGDWMRAAVGVAFSKSLKVMRFGDNMREVAVTEGDKVEVQAKLGWEVNTWPVGKLVEYIDGVTEAEVDALMAEYKELYTIATDNIESVRYQAREEIAMKKMLDSEGCMAFSNTFQDLYGLKQLPGLASQRLMAQGYGYGGEGDWKVAAMTSIIKAMTEGMPGGTAFMEDYTYNLSPGQEYSLGAHMLEVCPSVAADKPRIEVHPLGIGDREDPARLVFEGHPGMACVVSLIDMGGRLRMICQDIECVKPILSMPNLPVARVMWRALPDLCTGAKCWILAGGAHHTVLTYDATPTMLKDWARMMDIEFVRIDKDTTPDSLEQELFLSDLAWKLK; from the coding sequence ATGAAAGAATATGAATTTTGGTTCGTGGTCGGCAGCCAGTTCCTGTACGGCACCGAGGTACTGGACACCGTTGCCGTCCGAGCCGCGGAGATGGCGGAGAAGATGAACGAGAGCGGCATCCTGCCCTGCAAGCTCATCTATAAAGTTACTGCCAAGACCTCCAAGGAGATCTCCGACGTGGTGCGGGAGGCTAACTACGACCCCAACTGCGCCGGCGTCATCACCTGGATGCACACCTTCTCCCCCAGCAAGATGTGGATCGACGGCCTCAAGAACCTCCAGAAGCCCTACTGCCACTTTGCCACCCAGTATAACCGGGACATCCCCAATGATGAGATCGACATGGACTTCATGAACCTGAACCAGGCCGCCCATGGCGACCGGGAGCACGGTTTCATCGGTGCACGGCTGCGTATGGCCCGCAAGGTCATCATGGGCTACTGGCAGGACGAGAAGGTCCTCCGCGAGCTGGGCGACTGGATGCGCGCCGCCGTGGGCGTGGCGTTCTCCAAGAGCCTCAAGGTCATGCGCTTTGGCGACAATATGCGCGAGGTGGCTGTCACCGAGGGCGATAAGGTGGAGGTCCAGGCAAAACTGGGCTGGGAGGTCAATACCTGGCCCGTGGGTAAGCTCGTGGAGTACATTGATGGCGTCACTGAGGCCGAGGTGGACGCCCTGATGGCGGAGTACAAGGAGTTGTACACCATCGCCACCGATAACATCGAGTCCGTCCGCTATCAGGCGCGCGAGGAGATCGCCATGAAGAAGATGCTGGACAGCGAGGGCTGTATGGCCTTCTCCAACACCTTCCAGGATCTATACGGTCTGAAACAGCTCCCCGGTCTCGCCTCCCAGCGCCTGATGGCTCAAGGCTACGGCTACGGCGGCGAAGGCGACTGGAAGGTCGCCGCCATGACGAGTATCATCAAGGCCATGACTGAGGGTATGCCCGGGGGTACCGCCTTTATGGAGGACTACACCTACAATCTCTCACCCGGCCAGGAGTACTCTTTGGGTGCGCATATGCTGGAAGTCTGCCCCAGCGTGGCCGCCGATAAGCCCCGCATCGAGGTGCATCCCCTGGGCATTGGAGACCGGGAGGACCCCGCCCGCCTGGTCTTTGAGGGTCACCCCGGCATGGCCTGCGTCGTGAGTCTCATCGATATGGGCGGCCGCCTGCGCATGATCTGCCAGGATATCGAGTGCGTCAAGCCCATCCTGTCCATGCCCAACCTCCCTGTGGCCCGGGTCATGTGGCGCGCCCTCCCCGACCTTTGCACTGGCGCGAAGTGCTGGATCCTCGCCGGCGGTGCCCACCACACCGTCCTCACCTACGACGCGACCCCCACTATGCTCAAGGACTGGGCGCGGATGATGGACATTGAGTTCGTCCGCATCGACAAGGATACCACGCCCGACAGCCTGGAGCAGGAACTCTTCCTCAGCGACCTCGCCTGGAAGCTGAAGTAA
- a CDS encoding Sugar (Pentulose and hexulose) kinases yields the protein MKSFLGIELGSTRIKAVTIDERYVPVSSGDYTWKSRYENGVWTYSLGEVWVGLKAALGSIKDCGEIEAMGVSAMMHGYLAFDRDWNLLTPFRTWQNTMTAQAADELTERFGFNIPQRWSIAHLYQAVLNKEPHVPQIAHITTLAGYVHFMLTGVNAVGIGEASGMFPIDSEALDYDEGMLSKFERLTADQSWSIRELLPKVLLAGENAGNLTEEGAKRLNGLFPAGIPFAPAEGDAGTGMTATNAVAPRTGNVSAGTSIFSMVVLERPLSKVYSEIDMVTTPAGRPAAMVHCNNCTSDMNTWFSVLRETARLFGTEVSADELYTKLYEKSLEGDADCGGVITYNYLAGEGVTHLDAGRPMVVRSPESSFTLANFLRSQLYATMATLKIGMDILSDEGVAIESLIGHGGLFKTPMVGQRYMAAACNAPVTCMETAGEGGPYGMAVLAAFMAEKNKQESLEQYLSARVFAQAKSVAVFPEGAGVAGFNTYLARFKSGLATEKAAVETI from the coding sequence ATGAAATCATTCCTCGGGATAGAGCTGGGCTCCACCCGCATCAAGGCGGTGACGATAGACGAGCGCTATGTCCCCGTCTCCTCGGGGGACTACACCTGGAAAAGCCGCTACGAGAACGGCGTTTGGACCTACTCGCTGGGTGAGGTATGGGTCGGGCTAAAGGCGGCGCTGGGCAGCATCAAGGACTGCGGCGAGATAGAGGCCATGGGCGTCTCCGCAATGATGCACGGCTACCTCGCCTTTGACCGGGACTGGAATTTGCTGACGCCTTTCCGCACTTGGCAAAACACCATGACCGCCCAGGCGGCCGACGAGCTGACCGAGCGTTTCGGTTTCAATATCCCTCAGCGCTGGAGTATCGCCCACCTCTACCAGGCGGTACTGAACAAGGAGCCCCATGTGCCCCAAATCGCCCATATCACCACCCTGGCCGGGTACGTACACTTTATGCTGACCGGGGTCAACGCCGTGGGCATCGGCGAGGCCAGCGGTATGTTCCCCATAGACAGCGAGGCCCTGGACTATGACGAGGGAATGCTCTCGAAATTCGAGCGGCTGACGGCCGACCAATCCTGGAGTATCCGGGAACTGCTGCCCAAGGTCCTCCTCGCCGGCGAGAACGCCGGAAACCTGACCGAGGAGGGAGCCAAGCGCTTAAACGGCCTGTTTCCCGCCGGGATCCCCTTTGCCCCCGCCGAGGGAGACGCCGGCACCGGTATGACGGCCACCAACGCTGTGGCGCCCCGCACGGGCAACGTGTCAGCAGGGACCTCGATCTTCTCCATGGTGGTATTGGAAAGGCCCCTGTCCAAAGTCTATTCCGAAATTGATATGGTCACGACGCCGGCGGGAAGGCCGGCGGCTATGGTCCACTGCAACAACTGCACAAGCGACATGAACACCTGGTTCTCTGTGCTGAGAGAGACCGCCCGGCTTTTTGGCACGGAGGTGTCTGCCGACGAGCTCTACACCAAGCTCTACGAGAAGAGCCTGGAGGGGGACGCCGATTGCGGCGGCGTGATCACCTACAATTACCTGGCGGGAGAGGGCGTGACTCATCTGGACGCCGGGCGTCCTATGGTGGTCCGCAGCCCAGAGAGCAGTTTCACCCTGGCGAATTTCCTCCGCTCCCAGCTCTACGCCACCATGGCTACCCTGAAGATTGGCATGGATATCCTCTCCGATGAGGGCGTGGCTATCGAAAGTCTGATCGGCCACGGAGGGCTCTTTAAGACCCCCATGGTCGGTCAGCGATACATGGCGGCCGCCTGCAATGCGCCCGTCACCTGCATGGAGACCGCCGGCGAGGGCGGCCCCTACGGTATGGCGGTGCTGGCGGCCTTTATGGCGGAGAAGAACAAACAAGAAAGCTTGGAGCAGTATCTGTCAGCCCGTGTCTTCGCCCAGGCGAAGAGCGTCGCCGTATTCCCCGAGGGTGCCGGTGTGGCGGGTTTTAACACCTACTTGGCCCGTTTCAAATCCGGATTGGCGACGGAAAAAGCGGCGGTAGAAACAATTTAA
- a CDS encoding hypothetical protein (Evidence 5 : No homology to any previously reported sequences), with protein MILDSGTARCSIRLRRSPRCEVPDRDEKTIDDMEEGEVRKFATTAINARLLAKKMVPHGLSRVQDME; from the coding sequence ATGATTCTGGACTCCGGCACAGCCCGCTGCTCCATCCGCCTGCGGCGGAGTCCTCGCTGCGAGGTGCCGGATCGTGACGAGAAGACCATAGATGACATGGAAGAAGGTGAAGTACGCAAATTCGCAACGACTGCAATAAATGCGCGTTTATTGGCAAAGAAGATGGTACCCCACGGTCTCTCACGCGTACAAGACATGGAGTAG
- a CDS encoding Monosaccharide ABC transporter membrane protein, CUT2 family (TC 3.A.1.2.-) yields MPAVQTVKGRARLKGRGGLSDTNLLLIITIAVFILMYAAAIFCLGSGFLKAQTFFNILNENAYLIILSCGMSIVMISGGIDISVGTLTALVCMSCAVHLDYQGGSVLTSLLLALSIGLLFGLVQGFLIAYLDIQPFIVTLAGMFFAKGMTTIVNATQFNVANEEFQALKSTRIYVPGMGSVNKLGNYVPAYVEIGVVVALVAVVVLFALLRWTKLGRNFYAVGGNTQSSNMLGINVKGTKFMAHLLCGLLAGIGGFVYFLHVGSGSPSHASGAEMNAIASSIIGGTMLTGGVGNIAGTFFGVLSLSTIKNIVSSLGLDEAWWTNITVAVMICLFLVIQSVVLLHKNQRRR; encoded by the coding sequence ATGCCGGCTGTACAGACTGTAAAGGGAAGAGCCCGCCTGAAGGGCCGCGGCGGTCTCTCCGATACGAACCTCCTTCTGATCATCACCATCGCAGTCTTTATCCTCATGTACGCCGCGGCCATCTTCTGCCTGGGTTCGGGCTTTCTAAAGGCGCAGACTTTCTTCAATATCCTCAACGAGAACGCCTACCTCATCATCCTGTCCTGCGGCATGAGCATCGTCATGATCTCCGGCGGTATCGATATCTCTGTCGGCACCCTGACCGCCCTGGTCTGTATGAGCTGCGCCGTCCATCTGGACTATCAGGGCGGGAGCGTTCTGACCTCGCTTTTGCTGGCGTTGTCCATCGGATTGCTCTTTGGTCTCGTACAGGGTTTTTTGATCGCCTACCTCGACATTCAGCCCTTTATTGTCACCCTGGCGGGTATGTTCTTCGCAAAGGGCATGACTACCATCGTCAACGCCACACAGTTCAATGTGGCCAACGAGGAGTTCCAGGCACTGAAATCCACCCGGATCTATGTTCCTGGAATGGGCTCGGTCAATAAGCTTGGGAACTATGTGCCTGCCTACGTGGAAATCGGCGTCGTCGTTGCGTTAGTTGCCGTCGTGGTGCTGTTTGCCCTCCTGCGCTGGACCAAGCTGGGCCGAAACTTTTACGCGGTGGGCGGCAATACCCAGAGCTCCAACATGCTGGGCATCAACGTCAAGGGCACCAAGTTTATGGCCCATCTGCTCTGCGGCCTCCTGGCGGGCATCGGCGGTTTCGTCTACTTCCTCCATGTGGGATCCGGTTCCCCCTCCCACGCCAGCGGCGCGGAGATGAACGCCATCGCCTCCTCCATCATCGGCGGAACCATGCTGACGGGAGGTGTGGGCAATATCGCGGGTACATTCTTTGGTGTGCTCAGCCTGAGCACGATCAAAAACATCGTCTCCTCCCTGGGCCTGGATGAGGCCTGGTGGACCAACATCACTGTGGCGGTCATGATCTGCCTCTTCCTGGTGATCCAGAGCGTCGTCCTGCTGCACAAGAACCAGAGAAGGCGGTGA
- a CDS encoding exported hypothetical protein (Evidence 5 : No homology to any previously reported sequences) yields MKTGKQAMAAVLVTAMLVGIMPAGLAAEGGATPLEQETLPVVEMQDAQPAPGSETGLMSDTNVQAEDGLIVHYDFKSLASGTIVNDISGNGLAAEVRPRGSGVQTEQVTIYGKEETAIVLQGGQPGDGHNYVEMPQGVLNDLEDLTISCWVYVKQTGSYARIWDLGSNTTSYLYLLDGGGNTGHTGYTAALTKSGWSAEKGPEKGSSLTTGVWKLTTVTFDGSEKTMRLYEDGVQIGDAVKTDADLSVLQGSTQNWIGYGQFKNDILNGMIADFRIYNRVLSDEEVTGMFTIPDDERVSRDKKSLTLGDTSAVTGDLSLPVKGTAGSAIVWKSSDTAVITNAGVVTRPATSQPDAQVELTATISSGAISDTRAFTVTVLHLPSDQEAVDADAAAIDLGNLSAVTENLTMPTVGGLGSTITWKSSNENCVSANGTVKRPVGQSAQVTVTATVVKGEISKERAFIVTVLPLYEKLDIVKVPDVAVSTVCGIVPSLPAAVTVTFEDGSVGTVKAVWPTGLTGSVFGEVGTKTLEGSLVGHDNKVKAVVTVIDEEEQAPAAITESFDLSAISLDGTDTIYGENMARTLEYLKLMDADRMLYNFRKTFGQDTKGAKALTGWDAPTGLLRGHSTGHFMSALAQAYASTGDEVYKTKLDYMISEMRKLQELSEGDAAAFTTRCTPTDAAQTKWSTTPNTWGEGFISAYSPDQFALLEQYTPYSTIWAPYYTMHKLLAGFLDSYLYAGNEEGLEIAKDLGLWVYNRLNACTQAQREKMWSMYIAGEYGGMNESLARLYELTGDTLYLAASKMFDNKDFFDGLGNNEDTIKNRHANQHIPQIVGAVHEYAATGDVYYYDIAKHFWELTTARYAYSIGGVGTGERFKEPYAQGKNILGNDGRGENCETCAAYNMLKLTQELYNYDPDNAVYMDYYERTVLNQIASSQSHDVNSYMHNGVTYMLPIDPGQRRDYDSDYGGFTCCNGTGMENHVHYQAAAYAKTDDTLYVNLYMPTTVKWAEKNITVKQETSFPSEDSTLTVTGSGSFKMKLRVPYWATEGFTVKVNGEVVCTEPTPSSYVLIDRTWKSGDVVTIHMPYTLHLDKTPDTVDGAEVASLMYGPMVMVAKDDRSSYIPMNWYTLSLSDTNLVETTQIETPAGGDGTPHLVVDGLNFYPMYDAYNYRYHAYVKLMEPQSILNPEWLQALVDSVTGDNALTETDYEPALWAAYQTELAAAQAVLKKGGDATQTELYDAQVALQNALDAMHYKWAVTFETNGGSESAVVKVENGGKLTAPSIPTKPGYTFDGWYKDAELTEAWSFDTDLVTQSMTLYAKWNQNPTYSDSTTGNKTKTTKNADGSTTTTVTKPDGTVTETTKWTDGSINVIETKKDGSVKQSGQTADGVKGETAKTSDGTITATATVPAKAADGTMVVTLPILPVEAGKSTITVSAPADKPVKAVIPMQNVKPGTVAVLVKADGTEEIIKTAVPTEGGIALAVQGDVTIKVVDNTKRFNDMSESNWAYESVTFVTARELFNGTSATSFGAGEPMTRGMLMTVLARLDGQDTAAGSTWYEAGMSWAKEQGISDGTAPQGNLTREQLVTMLYRYAGSPKTADTAMREFRDADSVSSYAAAAMKWAVENSIVNGKNGALDPQGQATRAEVAAMLQRFVGKL; encoded by the coding sequence ATGAAAACAGGAAAACAGGCAATGGCAGCCGTGCTCGTCACGGCCATGCTGGTCGGTATCATGCCAGCAGGACTCGCGGCGGAAGGAGGGGCGACCCCCCTCGAGCAGGAGACTTTGCCCGTGGTTGAAATGCAGGATGCGCAGCCAGCTCCCGGAAGTGAGACGGGACTGATGAGCGATACGAACGTCCAGGCCGAGGACGGCCTGATCGTGCATTACGACTTTAAATCCCTGGCATCGGGCACGATTGTGAATGACATCAGCGGGAATGGCCTGGCCGCCGAGGTGAGGCCCCGGGGCAGCGGCGTGCAGACCGAGCAGGTCACGATCTACGGCAAAGAGGAGACCGCCATTGTACTGCAGGGCGGCCAGCCGGGGGACGGACACAACTATGTGGAGATGCCCCAGGGCGTGCTGAACGACCTTGAGGACCTGACCATCAGCTGCTGGGTCTATGTTAAGCAGACGGGTAGTTACGCCCGCATTTGGGACCTGGGCAGCAACACCACCAGCTACTTATATTTGCTCGATGGCGGTGGAAACACGGGCCACACCGGCTATACCGCCGCGCTGACCAAGAGCGGCTGGAGCGCTGAGAAGGGGCCGGAAAAGGGCTCCAGTTTGACCACCGGGGTGTGGAAGCTGACCACTGTGACCTTTGACGGCAGCGAGAAGACCATGAGACTCTATGAGGACGGTGTGCAGATCGGTGACGCGGTTAAGACGGACGCCGACCTCTCAGTCCTCCAGGGCTCCACCCAGAACTGGATCGGGTATGGCCAGTTTAAAAATGACATTCTGAACGGTATGATTGCCGACTTCCGTATCTATAACCGCGTGCTCTCCGATGAGGAGGTCACGGGTATGTTCACCATTCCCGACGACGAGAGGGTCTCCCGCGACAAGAAGTCCCTGACCCTGGGGGACACCAGCGCAGTGACGGGCGACCTCTCCCTCCCGGTCAAGGGAACCGCAGGCAGCGCCATCGTCTGGAAGAGCTCTGACACCGCCGTGATCACCAATGCAGGCGTGGTGACCCGGCCCGCCACCAGCCAGCCCGACGCCCAGGTGGAGCTCACCGCCACAATCTCCTCCGGCGCGATATCCGACACCAGGGCCTTTACAGTAACGGTACTCCATCTGCCCAGCGACCAGGAGGCAGTGGACGCGGACGCCGCCGCCATCGACCTGGGCAACCTCAGCGCGGTGACCGAGAACCTGACCATGCCTACCGTCGGAGGCCTGGGGTCCACCATCACCTGGAAAAGCTCCAACGAGAACTGCGTCTCCGCCAACGGAACGGTGAAGAGACCGGTCGGCCAGTCCGCCCAGGTGACTGTTACCGCCACCGTGGTTAAGGGCGAGATCAGCAAAGAGCGGGCGTTCATCGTCACCGTCCTGCCCCTCTATGAGAAACTCGACATTGTAAAGGTGCCCGACGTTGCGGTGTCTACCGTCTGCGGCATCGTCCCCTCTTTGCCCGCCGCCGTGACCGTGACTTTTGAGGACGGTAGCGTCGGCACAGTGAAGGCGGTCTGGCCCACCGGACTCACCGGGTCCGTGTTTGGTGAGGTAGGCACGAAGACCCTGGAGGGCAGCTTGGTCGGCCACGACAACAAGGTCAAGGCCGTGGTTACGGTCATCGACGAAGAGGAGCAGGCCCCCGCCGCGATCACCGAGTCTTTCGATTTGAGCGCCATCTCCTTGGACGGCACCGACACCATCTACGGAGAGAACATGGCCCGCACGTTGGAGTACCTCAAGCTCATGGACGCCGACCGTATGCTATACAATTTCCGCAAGACGTTCGGCCAGGACACCAAAGGCGCGAAGGCTCTCACCGGCTGGGACGCCCCCACCGGCCTGCTGCGCGGCCATTCCACCGGCCACTTCATGTCCGCCCTGGCCCAGGCCTACGCCTCCACCGGAGACGAAGTCTATAAAACCAAGCTCGACTACATGATCAGCGAGATGCGTAAGCTCCAGGAGCTCTCCGAGGGTGACGCAGCGGCCTTTACGACCAGGTGCACGCCTACGGACGCCGCCCAGACCAAGTGGAGCACCACCCCCAATACCTGGGGTGAGGGGTTCATCAGTGCCTACTCACCCGACCAATTTGCCCTGCTGGAGCAGTACACCCCCTACAGCACCATATGGGCCCCCTACTATACCATGCATAAGCTGCTGGCCGGTTTCCTCGACAGCTACCTCTACGCGGGCAATGAAGAGGGCTTGGAGATCGCCAAGGACCTGGGCCTGTGGGTGTACAATCGCCTGAACGCCTGCACTCAGGCGCAGCGCGAGAAGATGTGGAGCATGTACATCGCTGGCGAGTACGGCGGCATGAACGAATCTCTTGCCCGGCTCTATGAACTGACCGGGGACACACTCTACCTAGCCGCCTCCAAGATGTTTGACAACAAGGACTTCTTCGACGGCCTCGGCAACAATGAAGACACCATCAAAAACCGCCACGCCAACCAGCACATTCCGCAGATCGTGGGCGCCGTCCACGAGTACGCGGCTACCGGCGATGTGTACTACTACGACATTGCCAAGCACTTCTGGGAGCTGACCACGGCGCGCTACGCCTACTCCATCGGCGGCGTGGGAACGGGAGAGCGATTTAAGGAGCCGTACGCCCAGGGCAAAAACATCCTGGGGAACGACGGCCGCGGCGAGAACTGTGAGACCTGTGCGGCCTACAATATGCTTAAGCTGACCCAGGAGCTTTACAACTACGACCCGGATAACGCGGTGTACATGGACTACTATGAGCGCACCGTGCTCAACCAGATCGCCTCGTCCCAGAGTCACGACGTCAACAGCTACATGCACAACGGCGTCACCTACATGCTGCCCATCGACCCGGGCCAGAGACGCGACTATGACAGCGACTACGGCGGTTTTACCTGCTGCAACGGCACCGGCATGGAGAACCATGTCCACTACCAGGCCGCTGCTTACGCCAAGACGGACGACACTCTGTATGTGAACCTCTATATGCCCACCACCGTGAAGTGGGCCGAGAAGAACATCACCGTGAAGCAGGAGACCTCCTTCCCCTCTGAGGACTCCACTCTGACCGTGACCGGCTCCGGCAGCTTTAAGATGAAGCTGCGCGTCCCCTACTGGGCCACAGAGGGGTTCACCGTCAAGGTGAACGGCGAGGTCGTCTGCACCGAGCCCACCCCCAGCTCCTATGTGCTGATTGACCGCACGTGGAAGTCCGGCGACGTGGTGACCATCCACATGCCCTACACCCTGCACTTGGACAAAACGCCCGACACCGTGGACGGTGCCGAGGTCGCCTCCCTGATGTACGGCCCCATGGTCATGGTCGCCAAGGACGACCGGAGCAGCTACATCCCAATGAACTGGTACACCCTATCCCTCAGCGATACGAACCTGGTTGAGACCACCCAGATCGAGACCCCTGCGGGCGGGGACGGCACCCCCCACTTGGTGGTGGACGGCCTGAATTTCTACCCCATGTATGACGCCTATAATTACCGCTATCACGCCTATGTCAAGCTGATGGAACCACAGTCCATCCTGAATCCCGAATGGCTGCAGGCACTGGTGGACAGCGTGACCGGGGACAATGCCCTGACTGAGACGGACTATGAGCCCGCCCTCTGGGCTGCTTATCAGACCGAGCTTGCCGCCGCGCAGGCAGTGCTGAAAAAGGGCGGGGACGCCACCCAAACAGAGCTCTATGACGCGCAGGTCGCGCTCCAGAACGCGCTGGATGCCATGCACTATAAGTGGGCCGTCACTTTTGAGACCAATGGCGGCAGTGAAAGCGCGGTGGTCAAGGTGGAAAACGGCGGCAAGCTGACTGCCCCCTCCATCCCCACCAAGCCCGGCTATACCTTCGACGGCTGGTATAAGGACGCGGAGCTGACCGAGGCCTGGAGCTTTGACACCGATCTCGTGACACAGTCCATGACGCTGTACGCCAAGTGGAACCAGAACCCGACCTACAGCGACTCCACCACTGGAAACAAGACCAAGACCACCAAGAATGCCGACGGTTCCACCACCACGACTGTCACCAAGCCCGACGGCACGGTCACCGAGACCACCAAGTGGACCGATGGTTCCATCAATGTGATAGAAACCAAAAAGGACGGCAGTGTGAAGCAGTCCGGTCAGACCGCCGATGGCGTGAAGGGTGAGACTGCGAAAACTTCCGATGGCACAATTACGGCCACTGCTACTGTTCCCGCGAAGGCGGCAGACGGCACCATGGTTGTGACACTGCCCATCCTCCCCGTGGAGGCAGGTAAGTCCACCATCACCGTGAGTGCCCCTGCCGACAAGCCCGTCAAGGCGGTAATTCCCATGCAGAACGTGAAGCCCGGCACTGTGGCCGTGCTTGTCAAGGCGGACGGCACCGAGGAGATCATCAAGACCGCTGTACCCACCGAGGGAGGTATTGCGCTGGCTGTTCAGGGTGATGTGACCATTAAGGTCGTGGACAACACCAAGAGATTCAACGATATGTCCGAGAGTAACTGGGCCTATGAGAGCGTGACCTTTGTCACCGCCCGCGAGCTCTTCAACGGCACCTCCGCCACCAGCTTTGGCGCAGGCGAGCCTATGACCCGGGGCATGCTGATGACCGTGCTGGCCCGCCTGGATGGTCAGGACACCGCTGCCGGAAGTACTTGGTATGAGGCAGGTATGAGCTGGGCCAAGGAGCAGGGCATCTCTGACGGGACGGCCCCCCAGGGGAATCTTACCCGTGAGCAGCTTGTGACCATGCTCTACCGCTATGCGGGCAGCCCCAAGACGGCCGACACAGCCATGCGTGAATTCAGGGACGCGGACAGTGTCAGCAGCTATGCCGCCGCGGCCATGAAGTGGGCTGTGGAGAATAGCATCGTCAACGGCAAGAATGGTGCATTGGATCCTCAGGGTCAGGCTACCCGCGCTGAAGTCGCTGCAATGCTTCAGCGGTTTGTGGGAAAACTGTAA
- the ulaF gene encoding L-ribulose 5-phosphate 4-epimerase (Evidence 2a : Function of homologous gene experimentally demonstrated in an other organism; PubMedId : 21617392; Product type e : enzyme) has protein sequence MLEELKQQVYEANMELPRRGLVTYTWGNVSGIDRERGLVVIKPSGVEYDDLNPADLVVLDLDGMQVEGRMNPSSDTKTHIELYKAFPALGGIVHTHSPHAVGWAQAGEDIPAYGTTHADYFYGPIPCARHLTAEEIDEDYERSTGKVIIETFRERGIDPAYIPGVICFSHGPFTWGKDPAQAVYHAVVLEEVARMATLTRQICASASPAPQCVLNKHFSRKHGPNAYYGQGEAT, from the coding sequence ATGTTAGAAGAACTTAAACAGCAGGTCTACGAGGCCAATATGGAGCTGCCCCGCCGGGGGCTGGTCACCTACACCTGGGGCAATGTCTCTGGGATCGACCGTGAAAGGGGCCTTGTAGTCATCAAGCCCTCCGGCGTGGAGTATGACGACTTAAATCCCGCCGACCTGGTGGTGCTGGACTTAGATGGCATGCAGGTGGAGGGGAGGATGAACCCCTCCAGCGACACCAAGACCCATATTGAGCTCTACAAGGCGTTCCCAGCCCTGGGCGGCATTGTTCACACCCACAGTCCCCATGCGGTGGGCTGGGCCCAGGCGGGGGAGGATATCCCCGCCTACGGCACCACCCATGCCGACTATTTTTACGGCCCCATCCCCTGCGCGCGCCACTTGACGGCGGAGGAAATCGACGAGGATTATGAGCGAAGCACGGGTAAGGTCATCATTGAAACATTCCGGGAGCGGGGCATTGACCCCGCTTACATCCCGGGCGTGATCTGTTTCAGCCACGGCCCCTTCACCTGGGGCAAGGACCCCGCCCAGGCGGTGTACCACGCGGTCGTGCTGGAGGAGGTCGCCAGGATGGCGACCCTCACCCGCCAGATTTGTGCTTCCGCCTCCCCGGCCCCCCAGTGCGTACTCAATAAGCACTTTTCCCGTAAACATGGCCCCAACGCCTATTACGGGCAGGGAGAGGCAACATGA